In one Agathobacter rectalis ATCC 33656 genomic region, the following are encoded:
- a CDS encoding helix-turn-helix domain-containing protein — MEGEIIFNIDVMLAKRKMSVTELSQRVGITMANISILKNGKAKAIKVSTLAKLCEALDCQPGDLLEYRDCSCDNGENIVS, encoded by the coding sequence ATGGAAGGCGAGATTATTTTTAACATAGACGTAATGCTTGCAAAGAGAAAGATGAGTGTTACGGAGCTGTCGCAGCGTGTGGGAATCACCATGGCAAATATATCAATTTTAAAAAACGGCAAGGCAAAGGCAATCAAGGTATCCACGCTTGCAAAGCTATGTGAAGCACTTGACTGTCAGCCGGGAGATTTGCTGGAATATAGAGATTGCTCTTGCGATAATGGAGAAAATATAGTATCATAA
- a CDS encoding DUF4153 domain-containing protein: protein MDNNNIGGMNPQQFSQNTPQTSQPHMGVSGIELQKMQQEAEQRRREQSRRNADFFGRLCIPTIIYALLYTIFLYENTGGILVTLFAIVTGVYSLYCMKILHIEAKPLTIWYSVMMILTGLSSGLTGNKIIQGFNFCWILVFLVFMLLHNFCNDRQWGLIKYIAAAFQAVFGAIGCIAEPFMDIADYMRNERMDSDNMGSDSMVGDSANATAGERHVKKHRMLYVFIGIAIAFPLVVLIVVLLCSADAVFASVIKKIFADINFFTVSKVVFLFVFALFSSYCGIKYLSKKRISDAPVETPAFPAAIGITVAATISVVYVFFCFIQIVYLFGGLMQLPSGYTYARYAREGFFQLLFVCILNVIIVLLGSELFRKNKILNAFLILITLCTYIMIASSTYRMGLYVSEYGLTATRLCVFWALGVIALFMLGVILSICRPAFSLFRYGIIVIGVCYLVLAFARPDYLVARYNTVCMEDTDYKYLMSLSTDASPALAADADFMENKGMVTMYARQLAGETNDSLRQLNVSHIKAAHLFRDSIDEVKSSQLILLYVYSPYDSGSYNNNDTGLDGVDSIQMGYHVLNDTEDNDTAYYDYDSYSMDDTRVAAPVFFKWVDAVEVKKISDSERIFLAKIPRKALKGKDGVNIEYRFNKNGDVIYSSQYNVILDKKKGLNEVELSYYAGTDGVDEPEYNIYGK from the coding sequence ATGGACAATAATAATATCGGGGGCATGAATCCCCAACAGTTTTCACAGAACACGCCACAGACTTCACAGCCACATATGGGGGTGTCGGGTATTGAACTGCAGAAGATGCAGCAGGAGGCGGAGCAAAGACGGCGTGAACAAAGCAGGAGAAACGCGGATTTCTTTGGCAGGCTATGTATACCTACGATAATATATGCGCTGCTGTACACCATTTTCCTGTATGAGAATACAGGTGGAATACTTGTTACGTTGTTTGCAATCGTCACAGGAGTATACAGCCTGTATTGTATGAAGATACTTCATATAGAGGCAAAGCCACTCACTATATGGTACAGTGTGATGATGATACTCACAGGCCTATCATCAGGCTTGACCGGTAATAAAATTATACAAGGATTTAATTTTTGTTGGATACTTGTGTTTCTTGTTTTTATGCTACTTCACAATTTCTGCAATGACAGACAGTGGGGGCTCATAAAGTATATCGCTGCGGCATTTCAGGCAGTGTTTGGAGCGATTGGATGTATAGCTGAGCCGTTTATGGATATTGCTGACTATATGAGAAATGAGCGCATGGATAGTGACAATATGGGCAGTGACAGTATGGTCGGTGACAGTGCAAATGCAACTGCCGGAGAGCGGCATGTGAAAAAACACAGAATGCTTTATGTGTTTATCGGAATAGCAATTGCATTTCCTCTGGTTGTGCTGATAGTGGTGCTGCTGTGCTCTGCTGATGCGGTTTTTGCCTCAGTAATAAAGAAAATATTTGCTGATATCAATTTCTTTACAGTGAGCAAGGTTGTATTTCTTTTTGTATTTGCGCTTTTCTCATCGTACTGTGGTATAAAGTATCTGAGCAAGAAGCGTATATCGGATGCACCGGTTGAGACTCCGGCATTTCCGGCTGCAATCGGTATCACTGTAGCTGCAACTATATCAGTGGTATATGTATTTTTCTGTTTTATACAGATTGTGTATCTGTTCGGGGGACTTATGCAGCTTCCAAGTGGCTATACCTACGCCAGGTATGCGAGAGAAGGCTTTTTCCAGCTGCTTTTCGTGTGTATACTTAATGTAATTATCGTATTGCTTGGAAGTGAATTGTTCAGAAAGAATAAAATATTAAATGCGTTTTTAATTTTAATAACTTTATGCACATATATCATGATTGCATCAAGTACATACCGTATGGGACTGTATGTGTCAGAGTACGGGCTGACAGCCACCAGGCTTTGTGTGTTCTGGGCACTTGGAGTGATAGCACTATTTATGCTCGGAGTGATTTTATCTATATGTAGGCCTGCTTTTTCGCTATTTCGGTACGGAATAATAGTAATCGGGGTATGTTATCTTGTGCTTGCATTTGCAAGGCCTGATTATCTGGTTGCAAGGTACAATACAGTATGTATGGAGGATACAGACTACAAATATCTGATGTCACTTTCCACGGATGCATCTCCGGCGCTTGCGGCAGATGCGGACTTTATGGAAAATAAGGGTATGGTCACCATGTATGCAAGACAGCTGGCAGGTGAGACAAATGACAGCTTAAGACAGCTCAATGTGTCTCATATAAAGGCTGCACATTTATTCAGAGATAGCATAGATGAGGTAAAGAGCTCACAGCTTATCCTTTTATATGTATATTCGCCTTACGATTCGGGCAGCTATAACAACAATGATACCGGTCTTGATGGCGTGGACAGCATACAGATGGGCTATCATGTGTTAAATGATACAGAAGATAATGACACAGCCTACTATGATTACGACAGTTATAGCATGGATGATACAAGAGTGGCAGCACCAGTATTTTTCAAATGGGTGGATGCAGTCGAGGTGAAGAAGATTTCCGACAGTGAGCGTATCTTCCTTGCAAAGATTCCAAGAAAGGCATTAAAAGGCAAAGATGGAGTGAATATTGAATACAGATTTAATAAAAATGGAGATGTTATATATTCATCCCAGTACAATGTGATTCTTGACAAGAAAAAAGGACTCAACGAGGTGGAGCTGTCATACTATGCCGGAACAGATGGCGTGGATGAGCCTGAGTACAATATTTATGGAAAGTAA
- a CDS encoding ABC transporter ATP-binding protein produces MNSSENINKNEMNKKSSTMRLIAYMKPYAHWVIFALLLVLGLTAFDLYRPMLVGDAIDTFGANGDYDVIIATAIKYAVVLALSFAFNIAQTWILQKTGQNIILQMRKDLYRHIQSLGSRYFDITPVGKLVTRVTNDVEALNEMYSGILVQLFRNIVKIVGLAGVMLVLDVRLAAISFVLMPLVIGLTVLCQKIARNIYRLYRTRLTDINTFLSEHLSGMKIIQIFGRQERKFEEFHDKNTKLYKAFYREMLMYAVFRPLIYILSILSLMIVLWFGSRNVFDEIISVGTLYIFSNYIRSFFDPIQELAEQFSTLQSSIASAEKIFTVMDEDEFIPEVENPKQPDKITGKIEFDHVWFAYDGENYVLKDVSFVINPGEKVAFVGATGAGKSSILNLIGRYYDIQKGHIYIDGIDIRQLSKKQLRSAIGQMQQDVFIFEGDVAYNIRLNDDDITDAQVKAAAEYVNASHFIEKLPQGYHEPVTERGATFSAGERQLLSFARTLAHNPSILVMDEATANIDTETEILIQEALEKLMDGRTTIMVAHRLSTIQHADCIMVMHKGRICERGTHRELLEQDGIYRKLYELQIS; encoded by the coding sequence ATGAATTCGAGTGAAAATATAAATAAAAACGAAATGAATAAAAAAAGCTCCACAATGCGCCTCATAGCCTACATGAAGCCGTATGCCCACTGGGTGATTTTTGCCCTTCTGCTGGTGCTGGGACTGACAGCCTTTGACCTTTACAGGCCGATGCTGGTGGGAGATGCAATTGATACTTTTGGAGCAAATGGGGATTATGATGTAATAATTGCCACAGCTATCAAATATGCGGTTGTACTTGCCTTAAGCTTTGCATTCAACATCGCTCAGACCTGGATACTGCAGAAAACAGGCCAGAATATCATTCTTCAGATGAGAAAAGACCTCTACAGACATATCCAGTCTCTTGGCAGCAGGTATTTTGATATCACGCCGGTTGGAAAGCTTGTAACCCGTGTGACAAATGATGTTGAGGCTCTCAATGAGATGTATTCGGGCATTCTCGTACAGCTTTTCAGAAATATTGTAAAAATAGTGGGACTTGCAGGCGTTATGCTCGTGCTTGATGTTAGGCTTGCTGCAATATCATTTGTGCTGATGCCGCTTGTAATTGGGCTTACGGTGCTGTGCCAGAAAATTGCCAGAAATATTTACAGGCTTTACCGTACGCGCCTGACGGACATCAATACATTTTTGTCCGAGCATCTTTCGGGGATGAAAATTATACAGATATTTGGCAGGCAGGAGCGCAAGTTTGAGGAATTTCATGATAAAAATACAAAGCTCTACAAGGCTTTTTACAGGGAGATGCTCATGTATGCGGTATTCCGTCCGCTTATCTATATTCTGAGCATTTTGTCACTGATGATAGTGCTGTGGTTCGGAAGCAGAAATGTGTTTGATGAGATTATTTCGGTTGGCACTTTGTATATTTTCTCGAATTACATCAGGTCATTTTTTGACCCGATACAGGAGCTTGCAGAGCAGTTTTCAACACTGCAGTCATCAATTGCATCAGCAGAGAAGATATTTACGGTTATGGATGAGGATGAATTTATTCCTGAGGTCGAAAATCCAAAGCAGCCGGATAAAATCACCGGAAAAATTGAATTTGACCATGTCTGGTTTGCCTACGACGGCGAAAACTATGTGCTTAAGGATGTCTCATTTGTCATAAATCCGGGCGAGAAGGTGGCCTTTGTCGGTGCAACCGGAGCCGGAAAATCATCTATTTTAAATCTTATAGGCAGGTATTATGATATACAAAAGGGACATATCTACATTGATGGCATCGATATCAGACAGCTTAGCAAAAAGCAGCTTCGCAGTGCAATCGGTCAGATGCAGCAGGATGTGTTTATATTCGAGGGGGATGTGGCGTACAATATCCGCCTGAATGATGACGATATCACGGATGCGCAGGTGAAGGCGGCAGCAGAATATGTAAATGCCTCACACTTTATCGAAAAGCTCCCACAGGGCTATCACGAGCCGGTTACGGAGCGTGGTGCAACCTTCTCGGCAGGAGAGCGTCAGCTATTGTCCTTTGCAAGGACACTCGCCCACAATCCGAGCATACTGGTCATGGACGAGGCAACCGCCAACATAGATACAGAGACAGAAATTCTCATACAGGAGGCGCTTGAAAAGCTCATGGACGGCAGGACAACAATCATGGTTGCGCACCGTCTCTCCACTATCCAACATGCCGACTGCATCATGGTCATGCACAAGGGACGTATATGTGAGCGCGGTACGCACAGGGAGCTTCTGGAACAGGATGGCATATACAGGAAGCTGTATGAGCTGCAGATATCGTAG
- the eno gene encoding phosphopyruvate hydratase — MNYLEIEKVVGREILDSRGNPTVEAEVYLVDGTVARGTAPSGASTGEFEALELRDGDKSRYLGKGVTGAVENINTVINDTLTGMDASDIYAIDAAMIEADGTKDKSKLGANAILAVSIACARAAAVSLDIPLYRFLGGISGNRLPVPMMNIVNGGCHALSSGLDVQEFMIMPVGAPSFKECLRWCAEVFHALAAILKERGLATSVGDEGGFAPALKSDEEAIETILEAVKKAGYEPGKDFKIAMDAASSEWKSEKGKGFYKLPKAGTEYTSEELIEHWAKLCDKYPIISIEDGLDEEDWEGWQKLTARLGDRVQLVGDDLFVTNTERLAKGISLGAGNAILIKLNQIGSVSETLEAIKMAHKAGYTAISSHRSGETADTTIADLAVALNTCQIKTGAPSRSERVAKYNQLLRIEEELGKSAVYPGIKAFNVQQ; from the coding sequence ATGAATTATTTAGAAATCGAAAAGGTAGTGGGTAGAGAAATACTTGATTCCAGAGGAAATCCTACAGTTGAGGCAGAGGTTTATCTGGTTGACGGAACTGTTGCAAGAGGCACAGCACCATCAGGAGCTTCAACAGGAGAGTTCGAGGCGCTTGAGCTTCGTGACGGAGACAAGAGCAGATATCTGGGCAAGGGTGTTACCGGGGCAGTAGAAAATATAAATACTGTAATCAACGACACATTGACAGGTATGGACGCAAGTGATATCTATGCAATAGATGCGGCTATGATAGAGGCAGATGGCACAAAGGACAAGTCTAAGCTTGGAGCTAATGCCATTCTTGCTGTATCAATTGCGTGTGCGAGGGCGGCAGCTGTATCACTTGATATTCCTCTCTATAGATTTTTAGGTGGTATCTCGGGAAACAGACTTCCTGTACCTATGATGAACATTGTAAACGGTGGCTGTCATGCACTCTCATCAGGACTTGACGTGCAGGAGTTTATGATTATGCCGGTAGGTGCGCCTTCCTTCAAGGAGTGTCTCAGATGGTGTGCGGAGGTATTTCATGCACTTGCAGCCATATTAAAGGAGCGCGGTCTTGCCACGTCAGTAGGTGACGAGGGTGGATTTGCACCGGCACTCAAATCTGACGAGGAGGCTATCGAGACAATTCTTGAAGCTGTAAAGAAGGCAGGCTATGAGCCGGGCAAGGATTTCAAGATTGCCATGGATGCCGCATCATCAGAGTGGAAGAGTGAAAAGGGCAAGGGCTTTTACAAGCTGCCAAAGGCCGGCACAGAGTACACCTCAGAGGAGCTTATAGAGCACTGGGCAAAGCTTTGTGACAAATATCCTATTATATCAATCGAGGATGGTCTTGATGAGGAGGACTGGGAAGGCTGGCAGAAGCTTACTGCGCGTCTTGGCGATAGGGTACAGCTTGTGGGAGATGACCTGTTCGTAACAAACACTGAGAGACTTGCAAAGGGAATAAGCCTTGGAGCAGGAAATGCAATCCTGATTAAATTAAACCAGATCGGTTCAGTATCAGAGACTCTTGAGGCTATCAAGATGGCACACAAGGCAGGCTATACAGCAATCAGCTCACACCGCTCAGGGGAGACTGCCGACACAACAATTGCAGACCTTGCGGTGGCACTCAACACATGCCAGATAAAGACAGGTGCACCTTCGCGCTCAGAGCGTGTTGCAAAGTATAACCAGCTTTTAAGAATTGAAGAGGAACTGGGAAAGAGCGCAGTTTATCCGGGAATTAAAGCGTTTAATGTGCAGCAGTAG
- a CDS encoding 4'-phosphopantetheinyl transferase family protein, whose protein sequence is MVWKINNNCQIFIEKTDSIAGRQKEIIPHVSAYYVDKYTTISEKGVKTGSNRLCGTANQELLAGYMIFKYLGISSDEQLVRNEHGKPEIAAGYKNESAAFFNLAHSGPYVVLVISDRPVGVDIEHTKRMSYKVAKRIMRKAQLDRLEGFENESDAFQIELAKYWTQYEAIMKLVGTGFSGELDDRTMEAYEKRVVFRELEDYVIAVVTK, encoded by the coding sequence ATGGTATGGAAAATAAACAATAACTGTCAGATTTTTATAGAAAAAACGGATTCCATCGCAGGCCGGCAGAAGGAGATAATTCCACATGTGTCTGCCTATTATGTGGATAAATACACAACTATTTCAGAAAAAGGTGTAAAAACAGGCAGCAACAGGTTGTGTGGCACAGCAAATCAGGAGCTTTTGGCGGGATACATGATCTTCAAATATCTGGGGATATCATCGGATGAACAGCTTGTCAGAAATGAGCATGGTAAGCCGGAAATAGCAGCAGGATATAAGAATGAGAGCGCAGCTTTTTTTAATCTGGCACACAGCGGTCCATATGTGGTGCTTGTAATATCAGACAGACCTGTTGGCGTGGACATAGAGCATACAAAGCGCATGAGCTACAAAGTGGCAAAGCGTATAATGCGAAAGGCGCAGCTTGACAGACTCGAAGGCTTTGAGAATGAATCTGATGCATTTCAGATTGAGCTTGCAAAATACTGGACACAGTATGAGGCTATAATGAAGCTTGTCGGTACAGGCTTTTCGGGGGAGCTGGATGATAGGACGATGGAGGCTTATGAAAAAAGGGTAGTGTTTCGTGAGCTAGAGGATTATGTTATTGCAGTGGTGACAAAGTAG
- a CDS encoding AAA family ATPase, which translates to MGRFLNPGNKAFQKALKSEIYVDKTMLLAYTNKVIGSDMACICNSRPRRFGKSITANMLAAYYSRGCDSFDMFSALKVGRLDSFETNLNKYDVIHIDVQWCMMDAGEVQNTVKYINNGILDELIIAYGDVIPDTVKTAYGAMSYINAATGNTFVIIIDEWDVLIRDEADNKELQEEYINFLRGMFKGTEPTKYIALAYLTGILPIKKLKTQSALNNFEEFTMLDAGALASYIGFTDDEVKQLCKKYDRDYEAVKNWYDGYMLSGKHVYNPKAVVSVMMRGSFQSYWSQTGTYESLIPLIDMDFDGLRAAIISMISGNEIKVRTTTFQNDMVSFKNKDDVLTLLIHLGYLAFNQKNQMAYIPNEELRNELMDAVEENKWDEIMQFERQSIDLFNATINKDVNTVAAKIEQIHMEYTSVIQYNDENSLSSVLAIAYLGTMNYYFKPVRELPTGRDFADFVYIPKPEYINDYPALVVELKWNKNADTAMQQIRERQYPNSLLQYTGNILLVAINYDEKTKEHVCKIEEYAKIQN; encoded by the coding sequence ATGGGAAGATTTTTAAATCCGGGAAATAAAGCTTTTCAAAAGGCATTGAAATCGGAAATATATGTGGATAAAACCATGCTTTTGGCATACACCAATAAGGTTATAGGTTCTGATATGGCATGCATATGCAATAGCAGACCGAGGCGCTTTGGAAAGTCCATCACGGCGAATATGCTTGCTGCTTATTATAGCAGAGGATGTGATTCCTTTGATATGTTTTCCGCTCTAAAGGTAGGCAGGCTTGATTCCTTTGAGACAAACCTTAATAAATATGATGTTATTCATATTGATGTCCAGTGGTGCATGATGGATGCGGGCGAAGTGCAAAACACCGTGAAATACATCAATAACGGTATTCTTGATGAGCTTATAATAGCATATGGTGATGTGATACCGGACACTGTTAAAACAGCCTATGGAGCCATGTCTTATATAAACGCAGCCACAGGAAATACGTTTGTTATAATAATAGATGAGTGGGATGTGTTGATAAGAGATGAGGCTGATAATAAGGAACTGCAGGAGGAATATATTAATTTCCTTAGGGGAATGTTTAAAGGGACAGAGCCGACAAAGTATATTGCGTTAGCTTATCTTACCGGCATACTTCCTATTAAAAAGCTAAAAACTCAGTCAGCACTTAACAATTTTGAAGAGTTCACAATGCTTGATGCAGGAGCGCTTGCATCATATATTGGCTTTACAGATGATGAGGTTAAGCAGTTATGCAAAAAGTATGACAGGGATTATGAAGCAGTAAAAAACTGGTATGATGGCTATATGCTTTCGGGTAAACATGTGTATAATCCAAAAGCGGTAGTGAGCGTGATGATGAGAGGCAGCTTCCAAAGCTATTGGTCACAGACCGGCACATATGAATCTCTGATTCCGCTTATTGACATGGATTTTGATGGATTAAGAGCCGCTATTATTTCAATGATTTCAGGAAATGAGATAAAAGTTAGAACAACCACGTTTCAGAATGATATGGTATCATTTAAAAACAAAGATGATGTGCTGACATTGCTTATACATCTTGGATATCTGGCTTTTAACCAGAAAAATCAGATGGCATATATTCCGAATGAAGAGCTTCGCAATGAGCTTATGGATGCGGTTGAGGAAAACAAATGGGATGAAATCATGCAGTTTGAGAGACAGTCAATAGATTTGTTTAATGCAACAATAAACAAAGATGTAAATACTGTGGCAGCAAAAATTGAGCAGATTCATATGGAGTATACCTCGGTGATTCAATATAATGACGAGAATTCCCTTAGCAGTGTTTTGGCCATTGCTTATCTTGGAACAATGAACTATTATTTTAAGCCGGTCAGGGAATTACCGACAGGGCGTGACTTTGCTGATTTTGTTTATATTCCGAAGCCTGAGTATATAAATGATTATCCGGCGCTTGTTGTGGAGCTGAAATGGAATAAGAATGCGGATACAGCCATGCAGCAGATTCGTGAGAGACAGTATCCGAATTCATTATTGCAATATACGGGAAACATCCTGCTTGTTGCAATCAACTATGATGAAAAAACAAAAGAGCATGTATGTAAAATTGAGGAATATGCTAAAATACAGAATTAA
- a CDS encoding NAD(P)/FAD-dependent oxidoreductase, with protein sequence MNNYDVIIIGAGPGGIFGAYELIEKNPDCKIAVFEAGHELAKRKCPIDGKKIKSCISCKSCSIMSGFGGAGAFSDGKYNITNDFGGTLYEHIGKQPAIDLMEYVDEINMKYGGEGTKLYSTAGTKLKKVCMQNKLKLLDASVRHLGTDINYVVLENMYAHLKDKVDFYFDTPVESVEVLYDENKAGADACSLQETHTDNVSGYAVKTADSTYESRYCIISVGRSGSKWMEKVCNDLDIPTKSNRVDIGVRVELPALIFSHLTDELYESKIVYRTQLFEDNVRTFCMNPHGIVVNENTNGIVTVNGHSYEGADKQTENTNFALLVAKHFSEPFKDSNGYGESIARLSNMLGGGVIVQRFGDLVRGRRSNEKRIEEGLVTPTLSATPGDLSLVLPKRILDGIIEMIYALDKIAPGTANDDTLLYGVEVKFYNMEVELNDKLESKYKGLYIIGDGSGVTHSLSHASASGVYVAREIEAER encoded by the coding sequence ATGAATAATTATGATGTGATAATCATTGGAGCGGGACCGGGAGGTATCTTCGGAGCATATGAGCTTATCGAGAAGAATCCTGACTGCAAAATAGCGGTTTTTGAGGCAGGACATGAGCTTGCTAAGAGAAAATGTCCTATCGACGGAAAGAAAATAAAGAGCTGTATTTCCTGCAAGAGCTGTTCTATTATGAGCGGTTTTGGCGGAGCAGGTGCTTTTTCAGACGGAAAATATAATATCACAAATGATTTTGGCGGTACATTGTACGAGCATATCGGCAAGCAGCCGGCCATTGATCTGATGGAATATGTTGACGAGATTAATATGAAGTACGGCGGCGAGGGCACAAAGCTTTATTCTACAGCCGGCACAAAGCTCAAAAAGGTCTGCATGCAGAACAAGCTCAAGCTTTTGGATGCATCGGTCAGACATCTCGGAACTGACATAAACTATGTTGTTCTGGAAAATATGTATGCACATCTGAAGGATAAGGTGGATTTTTATTTTGATACACCTGTTGAGTCGGTAGAGGTGCTGTATGATGAGAATAAGGCAGGTGCTGATGCTTGCAGTTTACAAGAGACTCACACAGACAATGTATCCGGATATGCAGTAAAAACAGCGGATAGCACATATGAGAGCAGATACTGTATCATCTCAGTTGGAAGAAGCGGAAGCAAGTGGATGGAGAAGGTCTGCAATGACCTTGATATCCCAACCAAGTCAAACCGTGTGGATATCGGTGTGCGTGTTGAGCTTCCGGCCCTGATTTTCTCACATCTGACAGATGAGCTGTATGAGAGCAAGATTGTATACAGAACGCAGCTTTTTGAGGATAATGTGCGTACCTTCTGCATGAATCCGCATGGCATCGTGGTAAATGAAAATACAAACGGCATAGTAACAGTAAACGGACACAGCTACGAGGGAGCAGACAAGCAGACTGAAAACACGAACTTTGCTCTCCTTGTCGCGAAGCATTTTTCAGAGCCATTCAAGGATAGCAACGGATATGGTGAGAGCATCGCGCGCCTTTCAAATATGCTTGGTGGCGGTGTAATTGTACAGCGTTTTGGTGATCTTGTGAGAGGGCGTCGAAGCAATGAGAAGCGTATTGAGGAAGGACTCGTTACTCCTACACTTTCAGCTACACCGGGAGACTTAAGCCTGGTGCTTCCAAAGAGAATCCTGGACGGAATCATTGAGATGATTTACGCGCTCGACAAGATAGCACCGGGAACTGCAAATGACGATACCTTGCTTTACGGCGTAGAGGTCAAGTTCTACAACATGGAGGTAGAGCTTAACGATAAGCTTGAGAGCAAATATAAGGGACTTTACATCATCGGAGACGGAAGCGGTGTGACACATTCACTTTCACATGCGTCGGCAAGCGGCGTGTATGTTGCGCGTGAGATTGAGGCAGAGAGATAG
- a CDS encoding DUF2975 domain-containing protein gives MRQKELEKWLKIVIIAVALCGLVVCAVAIPWIGHVLIASDPQLSDMYIPWLVLFIISAIPCYVILYLGWRVAVNIGKDRSFSLENARHIKLASKIILFDALYFFVVNVCMWRIYVNHPGVILALVFIVFACVVASVVAAVLSHLVVKAADLQEQSDLTI, from the coding sequence ATGAGACAAAAAGAACTCGAAAAATGGTTAAAGATAGTAATAATAGCAGTAGCACTTTGCGGATTAGTGGTTTGTGCGGTCGCCATACCATGGATAGGGCATGTGCTTATTGCGTCTGATCCACAGCTTTCTGATATGTATATACCATGGCTTGTGCTGTTTATCATCAGTGCAATTCCGTGTTATGTTATATTGTATCTGGGCTGGAGGGTAGCTGTAAATATCGGAAAAGACAGGTCGTTTTCATTAGAGAATGCAAGACATATAAAGCTGGCATCGAAAATAATTCTGTTTGATGCATTGTATTTTTTTGTTGTGAATGTCTGCATGTGGAGGATATATGTGAATCATCCGGGGGTGATACTGGCTCTTGTGTTCATAGTGTTTGCCTGTGTTGTGGCATCGGTCGTGGCGGCGGTTTTGTCACATCTTGTGGTAAAGGCCGCAGATCTGCAGGAGCAGAGTGATTTGACAATATAG